One genomic segment of Bufo gargarizans isolate SCDJY-AF-19 unplaced genomic scaffold, ASM1485885v1 original_scaffold_1168_pilon, whole genome shotgun sequence includes these proteins:
- the LOC122923091 gene encoding zona pellucida sperm-binding protein 3-like, whose product MLLGIRWSWLLVVLIYGSGFSSALVRHRRQPDTLWRNYQPGWGSSRTVSAVGSPRGNLLSGIGPLRSSGPVSGWGRMYPGVGVQSRQLTQPPPIMLNPSSPVRVQCAEDSMVVTVERDFYGNGRLVNPSDLVLGTCTAGSQASVTTVVFQIALQECGSNLEMTSDILIYKINLSYNPTTSPNVPIIRSNPAVVPIWCYYPRFGNVSSNAIKPTWAPYSTTVSSEERLSFSLALMTEDWSASRPSLVYQLGEIFYIEAFVDMENHVPMMLFVDSCVATLTPDETSNPHYDIIAYNGCLIDGILGDSSSAFVSPRSEANKLRFTVDAFRFINSDRSMIYITCHLRAADISQTPDPMNKACSYNKATSSWSPVEGPSANCQCCNTGNCATVGSRRTAWGPQPARSRGVGKRDVGSHLEKYTLARLGPLLVTGSKPNQVSKEGISQASRMGVEEPLQLWVLVAMGSITSVVVAVTLVVAAKCLLK is encoded by the exons ATGTTGTTAGGGATTAGGTGGAGTTGGTTGCTTGTGGTTCTCATCTATGGGTCAGGCTTTAGCAGTGCCTTGGTTAGACACCGGCGCCAGCCAGACACTCTGTGGAGGAATTATCAGCCTGGATGGGGATCTTCTAGAACTGTATCTGCAGTAGGTTCTCCTAGGGGAAATCTTTTGTCTGGAATTGGTCCTCTAAGGAGTTCTGGTCCTGTGTCTGGATGGGGCCGCATGTATCCTGGAGTAGGTGTTCAGTCCAGACAGCTTACACAGCCCCCACCGATTATGCTGAACCCATCGTCCCCTGTCAGAGTGCAGTGTGCTGAGGACAGTATGGTGGTGACTGTAGAGAGAGACTTCTATGGTAATGGTAGGCTGGTGAATCCTTCAGACCTGGTCCTTGGGACCTGCACAGCTGGATCTCAGGCTTCAGTTACTACTGTAGTCTTTCAAATTGCTCTTCAAGAATGTGGAAGCAACCTAGAG ATGACTTCAGATATACTTATCTACAAGATCAACTTGTCTTACAACCCCACCACCTCCCCCAATGTGCCCATCATCAGGTCAAATCCTGCAGTGGTTCCTATCTGGTGTTACTACCCACG ATTTGGCAATGTAAGCAGCAATGCCATTAAGCCAACATGGGCTCCCTACAGCACCACAGTGAGCTCAGAAGAAAGGTTGTCTTTCTCCTTGGCTCTCATGACTG AGGACTGGAGTGCTTCTCGTCCATCACTGGTCTACCAGCTTGGTGAGATCTTCTACATAGAGGCTTTTGTGGACATGGAGAACCACGTCCCCATGATGCTGTTTGTTGATAGCTGTGTTGCCACCCTTACTCCAGATGAGACCTCTAATCCTCACTATGACATCATTGCTTATAATGG GTGCTTGATCGATGGGATACTAGGAGATTCCTCTTCAGCTTTTGTTTCTCCAAGATCTGAAGCGAATAAGCTTCGCTTCACAGTTGATGCCTTCAGGTTCATTAACAGTGACCGTTCTATG ATCTACATAACCTGTCACCTGagagctgctgacatcagccagACCCCTGATCCAATGAACAAGGCCTGCTCCTACAACAAGGCTACCAGCAG TTGGTCACCTGTGGAAGGCCCCAGTGCGAACTGCCAGTGCTGCAACACTGGGAACTGTGCTACAGTTGGCAGCCGGAGAACAGCATGGGGCCCACAACCTGCCAGGTCAAGAGGAGTTGGGAAGAGAGATGTTG GTTCTCATCTAGAGAAATACACTCTGGCCAGACTGGGCCCTCTTCTAGTGACTGGATCTAAGCCTAACCAGGTCTCCAAAGAAGGAATTTCCCAAGCTTCCAGAATGGGTGTAGAAGAACCTCTGCAGTTGTGGGTGCTGGTGGCCATGGGCTCAATCACTTCAGTAGTTGTTGCTGTGACTCTGGTTGTGGCTGCAAAATGTCTTCTGAAATAA